Proteins encoded in a region of the Pseudomonas shahriarae genome:
- a CDS encoding SDR family oxidoreductase, with protein sequence MSESVQFQDKVVIVTGAGGGLGRAHALLFARHGAKVLVNDLGGSTQGEGANASAADRVVAEIREAGGIAEANHDSVTDGEKIVQHALDVFGRIDVVVNNAGILRDKTFHKMEDSDWDLVYRVHVEGAYKVTRAAWPHMREQGYGRVIFTASTSGIYGNFGQSNYGMAKLGLYGLTRTLALEGRKHNILVNAIAPTGGTRMTEGLIPPQVFERLKPELVSPLVVYLGSEACQETSGLFEVGGGWIGKTRWERSLGVGFDPEAGFSPEDVAAHWQQICDFEGAAHPKDNIEALKEMMDNLQKYSL encoded by the coding sequence ATGAGTGAGTCTGTGCAGTTCCAAGATAAAGTCGTGATCGTCACCGGGGCCGGGGGTGGTTTGGGCCGTGCCCATGCGCTGCTGTTCGCCAGGCACGGGGCCAAGGTACTGGTCAACGACCTTGGCGGCTCGACTCAGGGCGAAGGCGCCAACGCCTCGGCGGCCGACCGCGTAGTGGCCGAGATTCGTGAGGCCGGCGGCATTGCCGAGGCCAATCACGATTCGGTGACCGACGGCGAAAAGATCGTGCAACACGCCCTCGACGTGTTTGGCCGCATCGACGTGGTGGTGAACAACGCCGGGATCCTGCGGGACAAGACCTTCCACAAGATGGAGGACAGCGACTGGGACCTGGTGTACCGCGTGCACGTCGAAGGCGCCTACAAAGTGACCCGCGCCGCCTGGCCGCATATGCGCGAGCAAGGCTACGGCCGGGTGATTTTCACCGCGTCCACTTCAGGCATCTACGGCAACTTCGGCCAGTCCAACTACGGCATGGCCAAGCTGGGCCTGTATGGCCTGACCCGCACCCTGGCGTTGGAAGGGCGCAAGCACAACATCCTGGTCAACGCCATCGCGCCCACTGGCGGCACGCGCATGACTGAAGGGTTGATTCCGCCGCAGGTGTTCGAGCGACTCAAGCCCGAGCTGGTCAGCCCGCTGGTGGTGTACCTGGGCAGCGAGGCCTGCCAGGAAACCTCGGGGCTGTTTGAAGTGGGCGGCGGCTGGATCGGCAAGACCCGCTGGGAACGCAGCCTGGGCGTAGGCTTTGATCCTGAGGCTGGCTTCTCGCCAGAGGATGTGGCGGCGCACTGGCAGCAGATCTGCGACTTTGAAGGGGCGGCCCATCCCAAGGACAATATCGAAGCCTTGAAAGAGATGATGGACAACCTGCAGAAGTACAGCCTGTGA
- a CDS encoding DUF1302 domain-containing protein — MTKTTMRAIFRPQALAAAVALGCCVQAQAVSFNIGEIEGQFDSSLSVGASWGMRDADRKLVGTVNGGSGQASTGDDGRLNFKKGETFSKIFKGLHDLELKYGDTGVFVRGKYWYDFELKDEDREFKPISDHNRKEGSKSSGAQILDAFVYHNYSLGNLPGTVRAGKQVVSWGESTFIGNSINSINPIDVSAFRRPGAEIKEGLIPVNMLFASQGLTNQLTVEGFYQLEWDQTVLDNCGTYFGGDVAADGCTDNYTVGSPAIRPLQPVAAAFGQGFGVTNEGVIVRRAADRDARDSGQFGMALRWLGDDTEYGLYFMNYHSRTPTVGTLTANTNLATIGNIINTANGIAPGSGAGLAQSVMLGRGQYYLDYPEDIRLYGASFSTTLPTGTAWTGEISYRPNAPVQLNTTDLTLALVNPIAGNAASPISSSFGADNIGYRRKEITQFQTTMTQFFDQVLGAERLTVVGEAAIVRVGGLENKTKLRYGRDSVYGQYGFGGDTDGFVTATSWGYRARAILDYNNVIAGINLKPNLSWSHDVKGYGPNGLFNEGARALSVGVDADYRNTYTASLSYTDFFGGDYNTLTDRDFLALSFGVNF; from the coding sequence ATGACAAAAACAACAATGCGCGCCATCTTCAGGCCACAGGCGCTGGCCGCTGCGGTTGCTTTGGGCTGCTGCGTTCAGGCGCAGGCTGTTTCATTCAATATCGGCGAGATCGAGGGGCAATTCGATTCATCGCTGTCGGTCGGGGCCAGTTGGGGCATGCGCGATGCCGACCGCAAGCTGGTGGGGACGGTCAACGGCGGCAGTGGCCAGGCCTCCACCGGGGATGACGGGCGCTTGAACTTCAAGAAGGGCGAAACCTTCTCGAAAATCTTCAAGGGCCTGCACGACCTGGAACTCAAGTACGGCGATACCGGTGTGTTTGTGCGGGGCAAATACTGGTACGACTTCGAACTCAAGGACGAAGACCGCGAGTTCAAGCCGATCAGCGACCACAACCGCAAGGAAGGCTCCAAATCCAGCGGTGCGCAGATCCTCGATGCCTTCGTCTATCACAACTATTCCCTGGGCAACCTGCCGGGCACCGTGCGCGCCGGTAAACAGGTGGTCAGTTGGGGCGAAAGTACCTTCATCGGCAACTCCATCAACAGCATCAACCCCATTGACGTCTCGGCTTTCCGCCGGCCGGGCGCCGAGATCAAGGAAGGCCTGATTCCAGTCAACATGCTGTTCGCCTCCCAGGGCCTGACCAACCAACTGACCGTGGAAGGTTTCTACCAGTTGGAATGGGACCAGACCGTGCTGGATAACTGCGGCACCTACTTTGGTGGCGATGTGGCGGCCGATGGCTGCACCGACAACTACACCGTTGGCAGCCCGGCGATCCGCCCGCTGCAACCGGTCGCTGCCGCGTTCGGCCAGGGCTTTGGCGTAACCAATGAAGGGGTGATCGTACGCCGCGCCGCCGACCGTGACGCCCGGGATTCCGGGCAGTTCGGCATGGCCTTGCGCTGGTTGGGCGATGACACCGAGTACGGCCTGTACTTCATGAACTACCACAGCCGCACGCCGACGGTGGGCACCCTCACGGCCAACACCAACCTGGCGACCATCGGCAATATCATCAATACCGCCAACGGCATTGCCCCCGGCAGTGGCGCCGGCCTGGCGCAGAGCGTGATGCTCGGGCGCGGCCAGTACTACCTGGATTACCCCGAAGATATCCGCCTGTACGGCGCCAGCTTTTCCACGACCCTGCCCACCGGCACGGCCTGGACCGGGGAAATCAGCTACCGCCCCAACGCCCCCGTGCAACTCAACACCACTGACCTGACCCTGGCCCTGGTCAACCCCATCGCCGGTAACGCCGCGTCGCCAATCAGCAGCTCATTTGGCGCCGACAACATCGGCTACCGGCGCAAGGAAATTACCCAGTTCCAGACCACCATGACCCAGTTTTTCGACCAGGTGCTGGGCGCCGAGCGCCTGACCGTGGTGGGCGAGGCGGCCATCGTGCGGGTCGGCGGGCTGGAGAACAAAACCAAGCTGCGCTACGGCCGCGATTCGGTCTATGGCCAATACGGCTTTGGCGGTGACACCGACGGCTTCGTCACCGCGACCTCCTGGGGTTATCGCGCCCGGGCGATCCTCGACTACAACAACGTGATCGCCGGGATCAACCTCAAGCCCAACCTGTCCTGGTCCCATGACGTCAAGGGCTACGGCCCCAACGGCCTGTTCAACGAAGGGGCCAGGGCGCTCAGCGTCGGGGTCGATGCGGACTACCGCAACACCTACACCGCGAGCCTGAGCTACACCGACTTTTTTGGCGGTGACTACAACACCCTGACCGACCGTGACTTCCTCGCCCTCAGCTTCGGCGTGAACTTCTGA